In Paenibacillus sp. FSL R7-0345, a single window of DNA contains:
- a CDS encoding sporulation protein YjcZ, with protein sequence MGAMPGFTSTGAILVLFILLVIISRSLFV encoded by the coding sequence ATGGGTGCAATGCCAGGCTTTACTTCGACCGGTGCAATTTTGGTGCTCTTTATCCTGCTCGTCATCATTTCCCGTTCGTTGTTTGTCTAA
- a CDS encoding AAA family ATPase produces MKIEQLQISGFGRLQQREMELKEGVTVLYGRNEAGKSTTLQFIRAMLFGIPGRANPAERYEPVQGGLHGGGLTACDNEGARWIIRRYAAGGEQSRSEKLSVTIRYPDGRTEEATQEELERRLLGGISRSMFRQLFAVSLDELQELGALQSEEMGSYLFHAGMGGGGDIMRAERRLIQDAEKLYKPRGKVQEAAKILQRIEKLEREMAESRSLLPKYNANLAALELAELKLAELELSRTRAGSRLTLLRKAADIRELWLKWREARSELDSLPEIADFPDNGTVRWQSLEAETRNAAGAVQRLQRQLDELAAELALHPPDELLIAQGPLLERLDRGRSGYKDRRAERQRLEAELAAHEAHLERILRSIGAGWGHAELAAFAVTAAEREAARRFAASFAAYDRRMETREAERQSLRSRMAAAAAALQAAERSLAREHASGADFAGLAPRSPREVLQLWDELQQAAERWREAQLGIDGPRSGPGDRRTARYRRGLASGAALTLLLPAALQLSGAPPLSVWSAFGLLAAADLVLWAGLRAAGRQDSPPGHGGEDSAAAAAEMLRLRGLLLSGAEPESGTGRPGRSTAGGNDAGALEAGMRELRRLMEAWNAWRQRVDRLSGERDACRTETEALAGHERALAEDLERAEAEFAELDGRYTDWLRQRDLPEGLSPEGLPDLFALVEQGNELLRQHGKLTQRLRELGAECTAYEHEILSLLRQSGIQTDSSLASDTVSASTVGSAPGAFLTADTGNEVQLSTLLSWLENRKREWDELRNELLRREGLSARMAEIHEELAMNRQQLEGLVQRSSALLQEGGAADGEDFLRRASAVQQRTELVRAIRQWELAMFTGWEGGRAEQLQQLLEQYDAAALAEERSAAENAALSLEEERNILLEQRGKLLQEQDYLKERCMGDTVSQQLEEQRSALRQLAGQYAVTALAAELIGRTRRIYEQEKQPQVLQLASGYFSTLTGGEYRRILMTLGHKELKAEHETFGLLDSALLSRGTQEQLYLAIRLALAETMTRQTTLPLMLDDLFVNFDEQRLSAALALLGGLSATRQIIMMTCHRHVAEAAARIIPASTVISV; encoded by the coding sequence ATGAAAATTGAACAGTTGCAGATCAGCGGGTTCGGCCGGCTGCAGCAGCGGGAGATGGAGCTCAAAGAAGGCGTTACTGTACTGTACGGGCGCAATGAAGCCGGTAAAAGCACTACACTGCAATTTATCCGGGCTATGCTGTTCGGGATTCCCGGCAGGGCCAATCCCGCGGAGCGGTATGAGCCGGTACAGGGCGGCCTGCATGGCGGGGGGTTGACAGCGTGTGACAACGAAGGAGCACGCTGGATCATCCGGCGCTACGCTGCCGGCGGAGAGCAGAGCCGGAGCGAAAAGCTGAGTGTCACTATCCGTTACCCGGATGGGCGGACGGAAGAGGCAACTCAGGAAGAGCTGGAACGCCGGCTGCTCGGCGGCATCTCGCGGAGCATGTTCCGGCAGCTGTTCGCGGTATCGCTGGACGAGCTTCAGGAGCTTGGCGCCCTGCAGTCTGAGGAAATGGGCAGCTACCTGTTCCACGCCGGTATGGGCGGCGGAGGAGATATTATGCGTGCAGAGCGCAGGCTGATTCAGGATGCGGAGAAGCTGTATAAGCCGCGGGGCAAAGTGCAGGAAGCGGCCAAAATCCTCCAGAGAATCGAGAAGCTGGAGCGCGAGATGGCAGAGAGCCGGTCTTTGCTGCCCAAATATAATGCGAATCTGGCTGCACTGGAGCTTGCGGAGCTGAAGCTGGCTGAGCTTGAGCTCTCGCGTACCCGTGCCGGCAGCCGGCTGACTCTGCTGCGTAAAGCGGCTGATATCCGTGAGCTGTGGCTGAAATGGCGTGAGGCCCGGTCAGAGCTGGACAGCCTTCCGGAAATCGCGGATTTTCCGGACAACGGCACGGTCCGCTGGCAGTCACTGGAGGCGGAAACGCGAAATGCGGCTGGTGCTGTCCAGCGGCTTCAACGCCAGCTTGACGAGCTTGCTGCCGAGCTGGCGCTTCATCCGCCGGACGAGCTGCTCATTGCCCAGGGGCCTTTGCTGGAGCGGCTGGACCGCGGGCGTTCAGGGTATAAAGACCGCCGCGCCGAGCGGCAGCGCCTGGAAGCCGAACTTGCGGCACATGAGGCTCATCTGGAGCGCATCCTTCGCAGCATTGGAGCTGGCTGGGGTCATGCGGAACTTGCGGCGTTTGCGGTTACTGCAGCCGAGCGCGAGGCTGCGCGGCGCTTTGCCGCCTCATTCGCCGCGTACGACCGGCGGATGGAGACCCGGGAAGCGGAGCGGCAGAGCCTCCGCTCCCGCATGGCCGCCGCCGCCGCTGCGCTGCAGGCGGCGGAACGCTCGCTTGCGCGTGAACACGCAAGCGGCGCTGATTTCGCGGGCCTCGCTCCGCGCAGCCCGCGTGAAGTGCTGCAGCTGTGGGACGAGCTGCAGCAGGCCGCCGAGCGCTGGCGCGAAGCGCAGCTCGGCATTGACGGGCCGCGCAGCGGCCCGGGGGACCGCCGGACGGCACGCTACCGGCGGGGGCTGGCCTCAGGCGCAGCGTTGACGCTGCTGCTGCCGGCGGCCCTGCAGCTGAGCGGTGCCCCGCCGCTCAGCGTCTGGTCCGCGTTCGGCCTGCTGGCCGCCGCGGACCTGGTGTTGTGGGCCGGCCTGCGCGCAGCGGGCCGGCAGGACTCCCCGCCGGGGCACGGCGGGGAGGACAGCGCAGCGGCCGCAGCGGAGATGCTGCGGCTGCGCGGGCTGCTGCTCTCCGGGGCGGAGCCGGAGAGCGGGACCGGCCGGCCTGGGCGCAGCACGGCCGGGGGCAATGATGCCGGCGCGCTTGAGGCCGGCATGCGGGAGCTGCGCCGCCTGATGGAGGCGTGGAACGCCTGGCGGCAGCGCGTGGACCGGCTGTCCGGCGAGCGCGATGCGTGCCGGACAGAAACAGAAGCGCTCGCGGGGCATGAGCGCGCCTTGGCAGAAGACCTGGAGCGTGCCGAGGCAGAGTTTGCTGAACTCGACGGCCGGTACACAGACTGGCTGCGTCAGCGCGATCTGCCGGAAGGCTTGTCTCCGGAAGGCCTGCCGGATCTGTTTGCACTGGTGGAGCAGGGAAACGAGCTGCTCCGCCAGCACGGCAAGCTGACTCAGCGGCTCCGTGAGCTTGGAGCGGAGTGCACAGCTTATGAGCATGAGATTTTATCCCTGCTGCGGCAGTCCGGGATACAGACGGACAGCAGTCTAGCTTCTGACACCGTATCGGCAAGTACGGTAGGTTCAGCACCCGGGGCCTTCTTAACAGCAGATACAGGTAACGAAGTTCAGCTGTCCACCTTGCTCAGCTGGCTGGAGAACCGGAAGCGGGAGTGGGATGAACTGCGGAATGAGCTGCTCCGCCGGGAAGGGCTATCGGCCCGGATGGCTGAAATCCATGAGGAGCTGGCCATGAACCGGCAGCAGCTGGAAGGGCTGGTGCAGCGGAGCAGCGCTCTCCTGCAGGAAGGCGGAGCTGCGGACGGTGAGGATTTTCTGCGGCGCGCTTCGGCAGTGCAGCAGAGAACAGAGCTGGTTAGAGCGATCCGTCAATGGGAGCTGGCAATGTTCACCGGCTGGGAAGGCGGCAGAGCGGAGCAATTGCAGCAGCTGCTGGAGCAGTATGATGCTGCTGCGCTTGCAGAGGAACGATCAGCGGCAGAAAATGCTGCGCTATCCTTGGAAGAAGAGCGGAATATCCTTCTGGAGCAGAGGGGCAAGCTGCTGCAGGAGCAGGACTATTTGAAGGAACGCTGCATGGGGGATACAGTCAGTCAGCAGCTGGAGGAGCAGCGTTCGGCACTGCGCCAGCTGGCAGGCCAGTATGCGGTAACGGCACTGGCGGCCGAGCTGATCGGGCGGACAAGACGGATTTATGAGCAGGAAAAGCAGCCGCAGGTGCTGCAGCTGGCATCAGGCTATTTCTCAACACTTACCGGGGGCGAATACCGGAGAATTCTTATGACGCTTGGCCATAAGGAGCTAAAAGCAGAGCATGAGACCTTCGGACTTCTGGACAGCGCTCTGCTCAGCCGCGGCACACAGGAGCAATTGTATCTTGCGATCCGGTTGGCCCTGGCCGAAACAATGACCCGGCAGACCACGCTGCCGCTGATGCTGGACGATCTGTTTGTTAATTTTGATGAACAGCGCCTGTCAGCAGCACTGGCCCTGCTGGGCGGACTGTCGGCAACCCGCCAGATCATTATGATGACCTGCCACCGCCATGTTGCGGAAGCAGCAGCGCGGATTATCCCTGCTTCAACAGTCATCTCCGTATAG
- a CDS encoding DNA repair exonuclease: MIPFRFLHAADLHLDSRFVGLAQLPQAVRSYLRESTFAALGRLVGVAVEEEVDFVVISGDVYDITDASLQGQLRFQEALKQLAGHGIQVYLIHGNHDPLDGPRLSMELPAGVTVFGAGEAGQAVACRRRDGAEVAVISGISYPTAKVTENTALLFNRKPGSSLFHIALLHGNVDGDLQHETYSPCTRKDLISRSFDYWALGHIHKRSILHERPAIVYPGNIQGRSVKETGPKGCYIVDVNPEGLTDLRFRELDTVRWQVKEIPIDGLTDEGELTNAVEQAVEEIRGELPQLMSVVRFRLTGRGRVHRILSEKGAAADLLSELQRREAARAERKDFAGLVWTEGFAVETGLPVDRERLLQEDSFLGELLRLSGTSGETADGLEELLSAALKPLMENRELRRLLTAIDGVEKQDWLRSAEELGITLLSGAEEAVRAGGQHPAFAEMGGSEENE; the protein is encoded by the coding sequence GTGATTCCTTTCCGGTTCCTGCATGCTGCTGATCTGCACCTGGACAGCCGCTTTGTCGGCCTGGCGCAGCTTCCGCAGGCTGTACGCTCCTATTTACGGGAGTCCACTTTCGCCGCCCTCGGGCGGCTTGTTGGCGTCGCTGTAGAGGAGGAAGTCGATTTTGTAGTCATCAGCGGGGATGTATACGATATTACGGATGCTTCGCTGCAGGGGCAGCTGCGTTTTCAGGAGGCGCTCAAACAGCTGGCCGGACACGGCATTCAGGTCTATCTGATTCACGGCAACCATGATCCGCTCGACGGGCCGCGCCTGAGTATGGAGCTGCCCGCGGGAGTCACCGTGTTTGGAGCAGGGGAGGCTGGACAAGCCGTTGCCTGCCGCCGGAGAGACGGGGCAGAGGTGGCAGTAATCAGCGGCATTTCTTATCCCACGGCAAAAGTAACGGAGAATACGGCACTGCTGTTTAACCGCAAGCCGGGCAGCAGCCTGTTTCATATTGCGCTTTTGCATGGTAATGTCGACGGAGATCTGCAGCATGAGACCTACTCGCCGTGCACACGCAAGGATCTGATCAGCCGGAGTTTTGATTATTGGGCTCTCGGGCACATTCATAAGCGCAGCATTCTGCATGAGCGTCCGGCTATAGTCTATCCGGGCAACATTCAGGGACGCAGTGTCAAGGAGACAGGCCCTAAAGGGTGTTACATAGTGGATGTGAATCCGGAGGGTCTGACCGACCTGCGGTTCCGGGAGCTGGATACCGTTCGCTGGCAGGTGAAGGAAATTCCGATCGACGGCCTAACGGATGAGGGGGAGTTGACGAATGCGGTTGAACAGGCGGTAGAGGAGATCAGGGGCGAGCTTCCGCAGCTGATGTCTGTTGTGCGCTTCCGGCTAACCGGCCGGGGAAGGGTGCACAGGATATTGTCTGAAAAAGGGGCGGCTGCCGACCTTCTATCCGAGCTGCAGCGGCGGGAGGCGGCACGTGCCGAACGAAAGGATTTTGCCGGTCTGGTGTGGACCGAAGGCTTCGCGGTAGAAACAGGCCTGCCGGTTGACAGGGAGCGGCTGCTTCAGGAGGACAGTTTCCTGGGCGAGCTGCTGCGGCTCTCCGGGACAAGCGGGGAGACAGCAGATGGCCTGGAGGAGCTGCTCTCGGCTGCACTAAAACCGCTGATGGAGAACCGTGAGCTGCGGAGGCTGCTAACCGCAATAGACGGTGTTGAAAAACAGGACTGGCTGCGCAGTGCCGAGGAGCTTGGCATTACACTGCTGAGCGGTGCGGAGGAAGCGGTGCGGGCTGGCGGCCAGCATCCGGCTTTTGCTGAGATGGGCGGTAGTGAAGAAAACGAGTGA
- a CDS encoding glycosyltransferase family 4 protein, whose protein sequence is MNLLQALFFPPEQPGGVSSMIPYLQERFRSSRWDMDLFWLPKRIRNKGREEIVFETFDWTVYGESPVVQKYIQTYRDYIWWTKLRMSKQYDLIHAHHPIAGLAMKKIYPEIPLIQTLHSSYERELILNGVIEEGGLEHQFLVSIYRELEHVSDRLMTVSRAFADYLTPYTDHPAGIGIIPNGFDEKRFKPVPHDNSIPQLVTVTRLVPAKGLDILFRACAELKNRGHEYVLHIIGDGPSRGELESLAQELGIYNETIFYGYTLHPEEFMPFFDIFVLPSRAEAFGSVFAEAALSCLALVGTNVGGIPEQIEDGVNGLLVNPDDQTALADALEKVISDPGYRYELSRSAWDKAKSQYSLTRVANELKKIYLQYQPETKG, encoded by the coding sequence ATGAATTTGCTGCAAGCGCTATTCTTCCCGCCGGAGCAGCCCGGTGGCGTATCTTCCATGATTCCTTATCTGCAGGAACGGTTCCGCTCCAGCCGCTGGGATATGGATTTGTTCTGGCTGCCCAAGCGGATTCGGAACAAGGGACGCGAAGAGATTGTCTTTGAAACGTTTGACTGGACGGTGTACGGTGAAAGTCCGGTTGTGCAAAAATATATCCAGACCTACCGGGATTACATCTGGTGGACGAAGCTGCGGATGAGCAAGCAGTATGATCTGATCCATGCCCACCATCCGATAGCGGGCCTCGCCATGAAAAAGATTTATCCGGAGATCCCGCTGATTCAAACGCTGCACTCCAGTTACGAGCGCGAGCTCATTCTTAACGGTGTAATCGAAGAAGGCGGATTGGAGCACCAGTTTCTCGTTTCGATTTACCGCGAACTTGAGCATGTAAGTGACCGGCTGATGACGGTTTCGCGCGCTTTTGCCGATTATCTGACACCTTATACGGATCATCCTGCCGGCATCGGCATTATCCCGAACGGGTTTGACGAAAAAAGATTTAAGCCGGTTCCGCATGACAACAGCATTCCGCAGCTGGTTACGGTTACCCGTCTGGTGCCTGCCAAGGGTCTGGATATCCTGTTCAGGGCCTGTGCAGAGCTGAAAAACCGCGGACATGAATATGTACTGCATATTATCGGTGACGGGCCTTCACGCGGAGAGCTGGAGTCACTGGCGCAGGAGCTCGGAATCTATAATGAAACGATTTTTTACGGCTATACGCTGCATCCTGAGGAGTTCATGCCGTTTTTTGATATTTTTGTCCTGCCCTCACGGGCGGAGGCATTCGGTTCAGTGTTTGCGGAGGCTGCGCTCAGCTGTCTTGCCCTGGTGGGTACCAATGTCGGAGGGATTCCGGAGCAGATTGAAGACGGGGTGAACGGCCTGCTGGTTAATCCTGATGATCAGACCGCGCTGGCCGATGCACTGGAAAAAGTAATTTCAGATCCCGGCTACCGGTATGAGCTGTCGAGATCTGCCTGGGATAAGGCTAAAAGCCAGTATTCCCTGACCCGTGTCGCCAATGAGCTTAAAAAAATCTATCTGCAGTACCAGCCTGAAACAAAGGGGTGA
- a CDS encoding RsmB/NOP family class I SAM-dependent RNA methyltransferase encodes MNEERLPAAYTTAMKELLGQEADAFLHSYRLPRTQGLRFNTLKNTPGSAPAAKAIAQFGLTPVPWCPAGYYYEDPARPGRHPFHTAGLYYIQEPSAMSAAELLAPQPGETVLDLAAAPGGKTTHLASLMQGQGLLVSNEIHPERAKILAENVERLGIPHALVTSAAPDKLSLRFPEVFDRIMLDAPCSGEGMFRKDEGAIREWSPDHVRMCASRQWDILQDAYIMLKPGGSMVYSTCTFNRQENEETIGRFTAAYPDMELITAKRLWPHLEKGEGHFVALLHKAAGSGEADSFRNKRSNGKSKNGPRVNASVRDAYQQFLDWTAKELPGYSFQGLPVLFGESLYLLPEAFNERLHTGLLEGLKVPRAGLHIAHLKKNRIEPAHALAMALSPEQAARSFDLSADSLDIHAWLRGESLPVPAELHGWTLVTVDGLPVGWGKASSGQLKNHLPKGLRILKAHIDEV; translated from the coding sequence ATGAACGAAGAACGGCTGCCCGCCGCGTATACCACTGCCATGAAAGAGCTGCTGGGGCAGGAGGCGGACGCTTTTCTGCACAGCTATCGCTTGCCGCGGACCCAGGGCTTGCGGTTTAACACTCTAAAAAACACCCCCGGCAGCGCCCCGGCCGCCAAGGCAATCGCGCAGTTTGGCCTGACGCCTGTTCCCTGGTGTCCTGCAGGTTATTATTATGAAGACCCGGCCCGGCCGGGCAGACACCCCTTCCATACCGCCGGACTATATTATATTCAGGAACCGTCGGCAATGTCCGCGGCCGAGCTATTGGCACCGCAGCCCGGTGAAACCGTGCTTGATCTGGCCGCTGCGCCAGGCGGCAAAACAACCCACCTGGCCTCCCTGATGCAGGGTCAGGGCCTGCTTGTCTCCAATGAGATTCATCCCGAACGGGCCAAAATTCTGGCCGAGAACGTCGAACGGCTCGGTATTCCCCATGCACTCGTAACCAGCGCTGCGCCGGACAAGCTGTCCCTGCGGTTTCCGGAGGTATTTGACCGGATTATGCTTGATGCCCCGTGCTCCGGTGAGGGCATGTTCCGCAAGGATGAGGGAGCCATCCGTGAGTGGTCACCCGATCATGTCCGGATGTGCGCTTCCAGGCAGTGGGATATTTTGCAGGATGCCTATATTATGCTGAAGCCGGGCGGCAGTATGGTCTACTCGACCTGTACCTTTAACCGTCAGGAGAACGAAGAGACAATCGGCCGGTTTACCGCTGCTTATCCCGATATGGAGCTGATTACCGCCAAACGGCTGTGGCCGCATCTGGAAAAAGGCGAGGGACATTTCGTCGCGCTGCTGCATAAAGCAGCAGGATCCGGGGAAGCGGACAGCTTCCGCAATAAACGCAGCAACGGCAAAAGCAAAAACGGCCCGCGTGTGAATGCCTCAGTCCGCGATGCATACCAGCAGTTTCTGGACTGGACCGCCAAAGAGCTGCCCGGTTACAGCTTCCAGGGCTTGCCTGTACTGTTCGGAGAATCACTTTATCTGCTGCCTGAAGCGTTTAATGAGCGTCTGCACACCGGTCTGCTGGAGGGCCTCAAGGTACCCCGTGCCGGACTGCATATTGCCCATCTGAAAAAAAACCGCATCGAACCGGCCCATGCCCTGGCCATGGCTCTTTCACCAGAGCAGGCTGCGCGCAGCTTCGACCTGTCAGCGGACAGCCTGGATATTCACGCCTGGCTGCGCGGCGAGAGCCTGCCCGTTCCTGCTGAGCTTCATGGCTGGACGCTCGTCACCGTGGATGGCCTGCCCGTCGGCTGGGGCAAAGCCAGCTCAGGCCAGCTGAAGAACCATCTGCCCAAGGGCCTGAGAATTCTAAAAGCCCATATTGACGAGGTGTAG